The genomic DNA CCAGTTTATCAATTTTATCTCTTATGGTCCGGGCGCTTTTTTGCAATGCCTCAGTTTCCTTTTCATCAAGTTTAAAGGGCAGTGTAGCCAGCACGCCTTTACTGCTCATAAGATGAGGTAAGGATATGGTCACGTCCTTCACTCCTGCTATTTCTTCTACCGGCGTACAAATGGTAATGAAAGCCTTATGGTCGTGTTCTATGATATCGACAATTCTGGAAATGGCACCTCCAACTCCATAATAGGTAGAACCTTTACCCTGAATGATTTTATAGGCTGCGTGGCGCACCTGGTCATCAATATTTTTTTTGACCGAATCGTCAAATTTTTTGTTTCTGAGATCGGCAAATTCTTCAAGCGGAAGCCCGCCAATGTCAATGATAGACCAGGTCAATACTTCCGAATCTCCGTGTTCACCTATTACATAGCCATGAACATGGGCGGGATCAACATCCATATAATCACCCAAAAGCGTTCGGAACCTTGCGGTATCCAGTGTTGTGCCCGTACCAAAAACTCTTAACTGAGAAATTCCCTTTTTCCCGGCATGTTTTGCAGCCAGATGGGTCATAATATCAACGGGGTTGGTAGCTATGAGCATGAGCGCATCCGGAGCATACCGGATGACGTTGTCCATGATGTCCTTTAAGATGGAAGCATTTTTGTTCATAAGGTCCAGTCTGCTTTGGCCGGGTTTTTGAGCCACACCGGCTGTGATGATTACCATGCTCGAGCCCTTTAGGTCGGAATAATCGCCCGCGTGAACTTCTACATGATGTACGAAAGGACTTGCATGACTTATGTCAGCCGCCTCGGCTTCGGCTCGTTCCTTGTTTTTGTCTATCAGTATGATCTCGCTGGCACCTCCACGCAGCATGATGGCATAAGCTGCCGTTGATCCTACAAATCCACTTCCTATAATTCCTAATTTCA from Bacteroidales bacterium includes the following:
- a CDS encoding L-lactate dehydrogenase translates to MKLGIIGSGFVGSTAAYAIMLRGGASEIILIDKNKERAEAEAADISHASPFVHHVEVHAGDYSDLKGSSMVIITAGVAQKPGQSRLDLMNKNASILKDIMDNVIRYAPDALMLIATNPVDIMTHLAAKHAGKKGISQLRVFGTGTTLDTARFRTLLGDYMDVDPAHVHGYVIGEHGDSEVLTWSIIDIGGLPLEEFADLRNKKFDDSVKKNIDDQVRHAAYKIIQGKGSTYYGVGGAISRIVDIIEHDHKAFITICTPVEEIAGVKDVTISLPHLMSSKGVLATLPFKLDEKETEALQKSARTIRDKIDKLENS